One window from the genome of Streptomyces cadmiisoli encodes:
- the panD gene encoding aspartate 1-decarboxylase, whose translation MLRTMFKSKIHRATVTQADLHYVGSVTIDADLLDAADLLPGELVHIVDVTNGARLETYVIEGERGSGVVGINGAAAHLVHPGDLVIIISYAQVTDAEARALEPRVVHVDRDNRIVALGADPSAPVPGSDQQRSPQAVSA comes from the coding sequence ATGTTGCGTACAATGTTCAAATCCAAGATCCACCGCGCCACCGTCACCCAGGCCGACCTGCACTACGTGGGATCCGTGACCATCGACGCCGATCTGCTGGACGCCGCCGATCTGCTGCCCGGTGAGCTCGTGCACATCGTCGACGTCACCAACGGCGCCCGGCTGGAGACCTATGTCATCGAGGGCGAGCGGGGATCCGGTGTCGTCGGCATCAACGGTGCCGCGGCCCACCTGGTACACCCCGGCGATCTTGTGATCATCATCAGTTACGCTCAGGTCACCGACGCCGAGGCGCGGGCGCTGGAGCCGAGGGTCGTGCATGTGGACCGCGACAACCGGATCGTGGCGCTGGGTGCCGACCCGTCCGCGCCGGTACCCGGCTCGGACCAGCAACGCAGCCCCCAGGCCGTGTCGGCCTGA